The Desulfovibrio aminophilus genome contains the following window.
GGCCCAGGTCACCGACAACGTGCCTGAAGACACGCTGCTCATGTATGAAGCCTGGTTCAAGAACGACAAGTTCAATGTCCAGAACGTCCTGGATGACGCCGTCGCGGACATGGGCGCCTATCAGTTCGGCGGTCATCGCGGTCCGGCGATCCAGGAACAGTTCGCGAACGTGGAAAAAATGTAGCGGGGTGAATGATGAGCAAGCAGCTTGCTTTTTACGTAGACTCGCAGAAGTGCATCGGATGCTTCTCGTGCGCCATGGCATGCAAGAACATGTATCATCCCGAGCCGGGAGTGAAATGGCGTCAGGTCTATCCTCTTTCGGAAGACATCTATCCGCATCACGAACGCGCTTTTTATTCCCTCGCCTGCAACCACTGCGAGCATCCGACCTGCCTGGAGTGCTGTCCCGTCGGCGCCTACACGAAGAGGGAGGACGGCATCGTCGTCCATGACCAGGACAAGTGCATCGGGTGCGGCAACTGTGTGCGGTCCTGCCCGTACGGCGCGCCGCAGTACAACCCGAAGCTGAAGAAGGCCGAAAAGTGCAGCATGTGTTGGGAACGCATCGACGCCAAGCTTGAGCCCGCCTGCGTGCAGGCCTGCCCGGTCAAGGCGCTGCGGATCATCGACCTGTCCGAGTTCGATGACGCCGAGGCGTTGCATTATCCCCCCGGATTCCCGCGTTTCGAGAGTCTCAACCCGTCCGTCCGCTTCAAACTGCCCCGGCATCCCCATGTCGTCAGGAGGAATGGCTGATGAACGACGCGAACTACTCCCTCGTGCTGTTTACCGTGCTCGCCCAGGGCTCCGTCGGGATGATCGTGACGAGCTACCTGTGCTTCCGGCTGGCGGGGCGGGGTGAAATGCCGCACGTCCGGCGCGAATGGATCATGGCCGGAGTGCTGCTTCTGGCGGGCCTGACCGCTTCGTTGTTTCACATCGGGCATCCCTTCGGCGCGGCGGCGGCGCTCACCCACGGGGCGACGTCCTGGCTGAGCCGTGAGGTGATCGCCGTCTGCCTGTTCGGCGCGCTGAC
Protein-coding sequences here:
- a CDS encoding 4Fe-4S dicluster domain-containing protein, translated to MSKQLAFYVDSQKCIGCFSCAMACKNMYHPEPGVKWRQVYPLSEDIYPHHERAFYSLACNHCEHPTCLECCPVGAYTKREDGIVVHDQDKCIGCGNCVRSCPYGAPQYNPKLKKAEKCSMCWERIDAKLEPACVQACPVKALRIIDLSEFDDAEALHYPPGFPRFESLNPSVRFKLPRHPHVVRRNG